The proteins below are encoded in one region of Mycobacterium botniense:
- a CDS encoding MBL fold metallo-hydrolase, with product MSRIERVVTHGTFELDGGSWEVDNNIWIVGDDSDVVVFDAAHTAAPILAAVAGRHVVAVVCTHGHNDHVTVAPELGTALDAPVLLHPGDEVLWRMTHPDKDFRAVSDGDTLRVAGIELQASHTPGHSPGSVCWYAPELGAVFSGDTLFRGGPGATGRSFSDFPTILESISTRLGALPAGTVVYTGHGDTTTIGDEIVHYHEWVARGY from the coding sequence GTGAGCCGCATTGAGCGCGTGGTCACCCACGGCACCTTCGAACTCGACGGCGGTAGTTGGGAAGTCGACAACAACATCTGGATCGTCGGTGACGATTCCGATGTCGTGGTTTTCGATGCCGCCCACACCGCGGCTCCTATCCTGGCGGCCGTCGCCGGGCGTCACGTCGTCGCCGTGGTGTGCACACATGGCCACAACGACCATGTCACCGTGGCTCCCGAACTGGGCACTGCGCTCGACGCGCCGGTGTTGCTGCATCCCGGCGACGAGGTTCTCTGGCGGATGACCCACCCGGACAAGGACTTTCGCGCTGTTTCCGACGGAGACACGCTGCGGGTCGCCGGCATCGAGCTGCAGGCGTCGCACACCCCTGGTCACTCGCCGGGATCGGTGTGCTGGTACGCCCCAGAGCTGGGCGCGGTGTTCAGCGGCGACACGCTGTTTCGCGGCGGGCCGGGGGCGACGGGGCGTTCGTTCTCTGATTTCCCGACGATCCTGGAGTCGATCTCCACCCGGCTGGGCGCCCTCCCGGCCGGCACCGTCGTCTACACCGGTCACGGGGACACCACCACCATCGGCGACGAAATCGTGCACTACCACGAATGGGTGGCCCGCGGCTACTGA
- a CDS encoding VOC family protein produces the protein MTHFRTVFNHVGLCVANRERSRRFYEGLLGFRFWWELEPPDDDTGRLLQLDTPLGVHATYLVRDGFVLELIDYSKHAVHTGPARAMDQVGLTHLSLSVSDLGGMLRLVDSFGGSVVTETVSEQSAMIRDPDGQLIELLSDSWLRALPPRP, from the coding sequence ATGACTCATTTCCGAACGGTTTTCAACCATGTCGGGTTATGCGTCGCAAACCGTGAGCGGTCGCGACGCTTTTACGAGGGTCTGCTCGGGTTCCGGTTCTGGTGGGAGCTCGAACCACCCGACGACGACACCGGGCGGCTGCTTCAGCTGGACACACCCCTCGGAGTGCACGCCACCTACCTGGTCCGGGACGGATTCGTGCTCGAGCTGATCGATTATTCGAAACACGCCGTGCACACCGGGCCGGCACGCGCCATGGACCAGGTCGGGCTCACCCACCTGTCTCTTTCCGTGTCCGATCTCGGCGGCATGCTGCGACTGGTCGACAGCTTCGGCGGATCGGTGGTCACCGAGACGGTGTCTGAGCAGTCAGCGATGATCCGCGATCCCGACGGTCAACTCATCGAACTGCTCAGCGATTCCTGGCTGAGGGCCCTGCCCCCACGCCCGTAG
- a CDS encoding NAD(P)H-dependent amine dehydrogenase family protein, giving the protein MSKRVVVWGTGFVGSMVIPEIVNHPLFELVGVGVSNPQKAGRDVGEICGLAEPVGITATSDVDALIALRPDAVVHYGPTAAHAEDNIGLIARFLRAGIDVCSTAMTPWVWPAMHLNPPSWIRPIAEACELGRSSCFTTGIDPGFANDLLPLTLMGVCSEVHKVKASELLDYTNYTGDYETEMGIGREPEFRPVLQHRDVLILAWGATVPMIAHAAGIVLDEITTTWDTWVTPTERATAKGVIRPGQVAAVRFTINGVYRGRTCIQLEHVNRIGHDAAPDWPTGHDNDVYRVEIEGTPSIFQETAFRFTDGSGRDAAAAGCLATGMRALNAVPAVNELPPGWVTALDLPLIPGAGTIR; this is encoded by the coding sequence ATGTCCAAACGGGTCGTGGTGTGGGGTACCGGTTTCGTCGGCAGCATGGTGATCCCCGAAATCGTCAACCATCCGCTCTTCGAGCTGGTGGGTGTGGGCGTCAGCAACCCGCAGAAGGCCGGTCGCGACGTCGGTGAGATCTGCGGACTAGCCGAGCCAGTGGGTATCACCGCAACCAGTGATGTCGATGCCTTGATCGCGTTGCGGCCCGACGCGGTAGTCCACTACGGTCCGACCGCCGCACACGCCGAGGACAACATCGGGCTGATCGCCCGTTTTTTGCGGGCGGGTATTGATGTCTGCTCGACTGCGATGACTCCCTGGGTTTGGCCGGCCATGCACCTGAATCCGCCGAGTTGGATCCGGCCCATCGCCGAGGCCTGCGAATTGGGCAGGTCGTCGTGCTTCACTACCGGCATCGACCCAGGATTCGCCAACGACCTGCTGCCGCTGACGTTGATGGGTGTGTGCTCGGAAGTACACAAGGTCAAAGCCTCCGAGCTGCTGGACTACACCAATTACACCGGCGACTACGAAACCGAGATGGGCATCGGCCGCGAGCCTGAGTTCCGGCCGGTACTGCAGCACCGCGATGTGTTGATCTTGGCGTGGGGGGCGACCGTGCCGATGATCGCGCACGCTGCCGGCATCGTGCTCGACGAGATCACCACCACCTGGGACACCTGGGTGACGCCCACCGAGCGCGCGACAGCCAAAGGCGTCATCCGGCCCGGTCAGGTTGCTGCGGTGCGGTTCACCATCAACGGCGTCTATCGGGGCAGGACCTGCATCCAGCTCGAACACGTCAACCGGATCGGGCACGACGCTGCTCCGGATTGGCCCACCGGGCACGACAACGACGTCTACCGGGTCGAGATCGAAGGAACACCCAGCATCTTCCAAGAGACCGCGTTTCGCTTCACCGACGGCTCGGGACGCGATGCGGCCGCCGCCGGGTGCCTGGCTACCGGGATGCGCGCACTCAACGCGGTGCCGGCGGTCAACGAGCTGCCGCCGGGCTGGGTCACCGCACTTGACCTGCCGCTCATCCCCGGTGCCGGAACCATCCGCTAA
- a CDS encoding cutinase family protein: MVTTWALLCAWVPSASAQPCPDVEVVFARGTGEPPGVGGTGQEFVDALTPRIGDRSMAVYPVNYPASTDWPTALDGIRDAGGHIEATAANCPKTKMVLGGYSQGAAVMGYVTSAAVPDGLPEGISPSDVPKPMPPEVADHVAAVTLFGTPSNRVMQQIGAPPITIGPLYQAKTIELCAPDDPVCSDGTDFAAHGAYAQDGMVDQAADFAASHLQPQPR; this comes from the coding sequence GTGGTGACGACTTGGGCGCTGCTGTGTGCGTGGGTTCCGTCCGCATCCGCGCAGCCGTGTCCCGATGTCGAAGTGGTGTTCGCCCGCGGTACCGGCGAGCCGCCCGGTGTCGGCGGCACCGGCCAGGAATTCGTTGACGCCCTGACACCTCGGATCGGCGACAGGTCGATGGCGGTGTATCCGGTGAATTACCCCGCCAGCACCGACTGGCCCACCGCTCTCGACGGTATCCGGGACGCGGGAGGTCATATCGAGGCCACGGCGGCGAACTGTCCCAAGACCAAAATGGTGCTGGGCGGATATTCCCAGGGTGCGGCGGTGATGGGCTACGTCACTTCCGCCGCCGTACCTGACGGACTGCCCGAAGGGATCTCTCCGTCCGACGTGCCCAAACCGATGCCGCCCGAGGTGGCTGACCACGTCGCTGCGGTGACGCTGTTCGGCACACCGTCGAACCGGGTTATGCAGCAGATTGGCGCGCCGCCGATCACTATCGGCCCGCTGTATCAAGCCAAGACCATCGAGTTGTGCGCACCCGACGACCCGGTGTGCTCCGACGGCACGGACTTTGCCGCCCACGGCGCCTATGCGCAGGACGGCATGGTTGACCAGGCGGCTGATTTCGCTGCCAGTCATCTGCAACCCCAGCCGAGATAA
- a CDS encoding cytochrome P450, which produces MSTRPDVGADAVVDFDHHSDEFNQNELRINAELRRRCPVAWNNRYGGFWFVTGYQAVAQIARDGETFAHKYQPDADDGIDYQGEMGVPRPQGQPALGIGEVDGPYHQALRRALAPFFSPGAVEQMRPFMEQCAHWFLDQRIGDGQMDLVLDYASPVPAILTMRLMGLPHDNWRLYANLFHSVMAAPQDSDDYAKAVAEVPAMMDDLLKFAASRRREPRDDLTSFLVRFEFNGRPLDDAQVLDILWNLIGGGVDTTTSLTALSLLHLGTHPQLRRQLIERPELYRTATDEFLRYFSVNQQLSRTVTRDVVVGGQRLRRNDRVIISWLAANHDEHEFERPDDIVLDRSPNRHLAFGLGPHRCIGSHLARAMFEVMVQTVLDRIPDYQVLLDGVDEYRGNPSMTGLGLLPVTFTPGVTQGASRPW; this is translated from the coding sequence ATGAGTACACGTCCCGACGTCGGCGCGGACGCAGTGGTTGATTTCGATCATCATTCCGACGAGTTCAACCAAAACGAGCTGCGGATCAACGCCGAGCTTCGGCGCCGCTGCCCGGTGGCGTGGAACAACCGATACGGCGGATTCTGGTTCGTCACCGGCTACCAGGCGGTGGCACAAATCGCCCGGGACGGCGAGACTTTCGCGCACAAATACCAACCGGACGCCGACGACGGTATCGACTACCAGGGCGAAATGGGAGTGCCGCGGCCCCAAGGTCAGCCCGCGCTGGGCATCGGCGAAGTCGACGGCCCCTACCACCAGGCGTTGCGGCGCGCGCTCGCCCCGTTTTTCTCGCCGGGAGCCGTCGAGCAGATGCGGCCCTTTATGGAGCAGTGCGCGCACTGGTTTCTCGATCAGCGGATCGGCGACGGGCAGATGGACCTCGTGCTGGACTACGCCAGCCCCGTTCCGGCGATCCTGACCATGCGGTTGATGGGCCTGCCCCACGATAACTGGCGGCTCTACGCCAACCTTTTCCACTCGGTCATGGCGGCCCCTCAAGACAGCGACGACTACGCCAAAGCCGTCGCCGAAGTCCCAGCGATGATGGACGACCTACTGAAATTCGCGGCCAGCCGACGACGTGAGCCGCGCGACGACTTGACGAGCTTTCTCGTGCGGTTCGAATTCAACGGCAGACCTCTCGATGATGCGCAGGTGCTCGACATTCTGTGGAACCTCATCGGCGGCGGCGTCGACACCACAACCTCACTGACCGCGCTGAGCCTGTTGCACCTGGGCACCCACCCCCAGCTGCGTCGGCAACTCATCGAGCGCCCGGAGCTGTACCGCACCGCCACCGACGAGTTTCTGCGCTACTTCTCGGTCAACCAGCAACTGAGCCGAACGGTGACGCGCGACGTCGTTGTCGGGGGCCAACGGCTTCGCCGCAACGACCGCGTCATCATCAGTTGGCTGGCCGCCAACCACGACGAGCACGAGTTCGAGCGCCCCGATGACATCGTGCTGGATCGGTCCCCCAACCGCCACCTGGCATTCGGGCTCGGACCGCACCGATGCATCGGATCGCATCTGGCGCGGGCCATGTTCGAGGTGATGGTCCAAACGGTGCTCGACCGCATTCCCGACTACCAGGTCCTGCTCGACGGTGTCGACGAATACCGGGGCAACCCGAGCATGACCGGGCTGGGCCTGCTGCCGGTCACGTTTACTCCTGGCGTCACGCAAGGAGCGTCGCGTCCCTGGTGA
- a CDS encoding glycoside hydrolase family 16 protein: protein MNRRNVMVMLGIGVVAAAAPAPRAGARPPGRSIPASRGPAPAAPPGAATGAFLFHDEFDGPAGSAPNPANWTVSNHRTPIKNPVGWDRPEFFHQYRDSRRNVFLDGNSNLVLRATKEGNSYFGGLVSGTWRGGIGTTWEARIKLNCLTAGCWPAWWLSNDDPGRSGEVDLLEWYGNGEWPSGTTVHADPTGTAFETHPIAVDGAWHTWRVRWDQNGFYFWEDYVEGAEPYFTVPATGIEDLNDPVRKWPFNDPGYTMFPVLNLAVGGSGGGDAAQGSYPADMLVDWVRVW from the coding sequence ATGAACCGTCGAAATGTGATGGTGATGCTGGGAATCGGTGTGGTCGCCGCCGCGGCTCCCGCGCCCCGGGCCGGGGCCCGCCCGCCGGGCCGCAGCATACCGGCGAGCCGAGGGCCGGCACCGGCCGCACCCCCCGGCGCGGCGACCGGAGCGTTCCTTTTTCATGACGAGTTTGACGGCCCCGCCGGTTCAGCTCCCAATCCGGCCAACTGGACGGTGTCCAACCATCGGACACCGATCAAGAACCCGGTGGGGTGGGACCGGCCCGAGTTCTTTCACCAATACCGCGATAGTCGACGAAACGTGTTCCTGGACGGCAATTCCAATCTCGTGCTGCGGGCCACGAAAGAGGGCAACAGCTATTTCGGCGGCCTGGTCAGCGGCACCTGGCGGGGAGGTATCGGCACGACCTGGGAAGCCCGGATCAAACTCAACTGTCTGACAGCCGGGTGCTGGCCTGCCTGGTGGTTATCCAACGACGACCCTGGCCGCAGCGGTGAAGTGGATCTCCTCGAATGGTATGGCAACGGAGAGTGGCCCTCGGGAACAACCGTTCACGCAGACCCAACCGGAACGGCCTTCGAAACCCACCCGATCGCGGTGGACGGCGCCTGGCACACGTGGCGTGTCCGCTGGGACCAAAACGGGTTTTACTTCTGGGAAGACTACGTCGAGGGCGCGGAACCGTACTTCACTGTTCCGGCGACCGGCATCGAGGATCTCAATGATCCGGTCCGCAAGTGGCCGTTCAACGATCCCGGCTACACGATGTTTCCGGTCCTCAACCTCGCGGTGGGCGGTTCGGGCGGCGGCGATGCTGCGCAGGGTTCGTATCCGGCGGATATGCTTGTCGACTGGGTGCGGGTCTGGTAG
- a CDS encoding Hsp70 family protein, giving the protein MNAEATRGLDTMADAATWAIGLSIGATNLAAVTGDRALTRKPVLTLFRQRPPEVGVPSENPALHERGLVITNVVGRMQDPAGIVAADGTIHRSEALLAHALRALVSAATSGRAPPEAVAVAYPAHWHAATIDALRDALRRVTDWSTDRLALLSDAAAALVALRVNPGVPAHGIIVVCDFGGSGSSISLFDAGTGYQAIGTAVRYTGFCGAMVDQALLTHVLDELSVTASLGTSGMSGIGSLNRLRVDCRAAKERLSSSTATTLTADLSGLRGDIRLIRGDLEDAIRQPLDGFIAATKDVLNRTGINAADLTAIAAVGGEASIPLITTTLSQRFGVPVITVPRPHLAAAIGAALLAARSPADDSRTAPAPTAVTPPTEALTTSRADPKSSEPVLSWSQSDDSAATTPVGTGDVPPVRGDVRPRRPAQPVGGSVPASGTGAVAWYRRPAVVILATALVVLALGAAIIVMLRHMSGGPAAPAPESGAPGTENPQTPAVTLPHDTNPPSSPLSTQPPALPSLPPIPPQSIPESPAG; this is encoded by the coding sequence ATGAACGCCGAGGCAACCCGTGGATTGGACACCATGGCAGACGCGGCAACGTGGGCGATAGGCCTCTCGATTGGGGCCACCAACCTGGCGGCGGTGACCGGCGATCGTGCGCTCACCCGCAAGCCGGTGCTGACCCTGTTCCGTCAGCGTCCCCCCGAAGTCGGTGTGCCATCGGAGAACCCCGCGCTTCATGAGCGTGGCTTGGTGATTACCAACGTCGTTGGCCGGATGCAAGACCCTGCCGGCATCGTCGCAGCCGACGGGACTATCCACCGCAGCGAGGCACTGCTTGCCCATGCGTTGCGTGCGCTGGTCTCTGCAGCGACCAGCGGTCGTGCGCCGCCGGAGGCGGTGGCGGTGGCCTATCCCGCCCACTGGCACGCGGCGACGATCGACGCACTGAGGGACGCGCTGAGACGCGTAACTGACTGGTCCACCGACCGATTGGCGCTGCTGTCCGATGCCGCGGCGGCATTGGTCGCGCTGCGGGTCAACCCCGGCGTGCCCGCCCACGGGATCATCGTCGTGTGCGATTTCGGGGGCAGCGGATCCAGCATCAGCCTCTTTGACGCCGGCACCGGCTACCAAGCCATCGGTACCGCTGTGCGCTATACGGGCTTCTGCGGGGCCATGGTCGACCAAGCCCTGCTGACCCATGTCCTCGATGAGTTGTCGGTGACCGCATCGTTGGGTACCTCCGGCATGTCGGGCATCGGCTCACTGAACCGGTTGCGGGTCGACTGCCGCGCTGCCAAGGAGCGGCTTTCCTCGAGCACAGCGACCACGCTGACGGCTGACCTGTCGGGGTTGCGGGGGGATATCCGGCTGATCCGCGGCGACCTGGAGGACGCCATCCGCCAGCCGTTGGACGGGTTCATCGCTGCGACCAAGGACGTGCTGAACCGCACCGGAATCAACGCAGCCGACTTGACGGCCATCGCCGCGGTGGGCGGCGAGGCGAGCATCCCGCTGATCACCACGACGCTCTCGCAGCGTTTCGGGGTTCCAGTCATCACCGTCCCCAGGCCGCACCTCGCGGCCGCGATCGGTGCCGCGCTGCTGGCCGCGCGCAGTCCCGCCGATGACAGCCGCACAGCGCCGGCGCCGACGGCAGTGACGCCACCGACCGAAGCATTGACCACATCCAGAGCCGACCCGAAGTCGTCCGAACCGGTACTGAGTTGGTCGCAGTCAGACGACAGTGCCGCCACCACGCCCGTCGGCACCGGTGATGTCCCGCCGGTGCGCGGCGACGTTCGCCCGAGGCGACCGGCGCAACCGGTCGGCGGCAGCGTGCCAGCATCCGGCACCGGGGCTGTGGCCTGGTACCGGCGACCGGCGGTGGTGATACTCGCCACCGCCTTGGTGGTGTTGGCCCTGGGGGCGGCGATCATCGTCATGCTGCGCCACATGTCCGGCGGCCCCGCCGCCCCGGCACCGGAATCCGGTGCGCCGGGCACCGAAAATCCGCAGACACCGGCGGTGACTCTGCCGCACGACACCAACCCGCCATCGTCGCCACTATCCACTCAGCCGCCGGCGCTTCCGTCCTTACCGCCGATTCCCCCGCAGAGCATCCCTGAGTCGCCCGCTGGGTAG
- a CDS encoding cytochrome P450: MGISIRVNGAPPPDVPRAEIDLGSWDFWARDDDFRDGAFTTLRREAPIAFWAEPVQPGFEQGAGHWALTKFDDVFYASRHPEIFSSSPNITISDQPPEVAEFFGSMIVLDDPRHQRLRSIVSRAFTPKVVARAEASVRERAHRLVASMITNHPDGRGELVSELSGPLPLQVICDMMGIPEEHHLRIFHWTNVILGFGDPDLATDFEEFTKVSLEIGGYATALAEDRRAHPRDDLTTALVQAEVDGERLSSAEIASFFILLTVAGNETTRNAISHGVLALTRYPEQRDKWWSDFEGLSRSAVEEIVRWSSPVVYMRRTLTQDVRMRGTAMAAGDKVTLWYCSANRDEEKFPDPWTFDVARDPNPHVGFGGGGAHFCLGANLARREISVVFDELHRQIPDIVATEEPARLLSPFIHGIKTLPVAWTPPA, encoded by the coding sequence ATGGGCATCAGCATTCGGGTCAACGGCGCACCACCACCGGACGTGCCCCGTGCCGAGATCGACCTCGGCTCGTGGGATTTTTGGGCTCGTGACGACGATTTCCGCGACGGGGCGTTCACCACGCTGCGGCGCGAAGCGCCGATCGCTTTTTGGGCCGAGCCCGTGCAGCCCGGCTTCGAACAAGGTGCGGGGCACTGGGCGCTGACCAAGTTCGACGACGTCTTCTACGCCAGCCGGCACCCGGAGATCTTCAGCTCAAGTCCCAATATCACGATCAGCGACCAGCCGCCGGAAGTGGCGGAGTTCTTCGGCTCGATGATCGTGCTCGATGACCCGCGCCACCAGCGGTTGCGCTCGATTGTCAGCCGCGCCTTCACCCCCAAGGTGGTGGCCCGCGCCGAGGCGTCGGTCCGGGAACGAGCCCACCGGCTGGTGGCGTCGATGATCACCAACCACCCCGACGGCAGGGGCGAGCTTGTCTCCGAGCTCTCCGGCCCCCTGCCCCTGCAGGTGATTTGCGACATGATGGGCATCCCGGAGGAGCATCATCTGCGAATCTTCCACTGGACCAACGTGATCCTGGGGTTCGGCGACCCCGATCTGGCAACCGATTTCGAGGAGTTCACCAAGGTTTCGTTGGAGATCGGGGGGTATGCCACCGCTCTGGCCGAGGACCGCCGCGCCCATCCCCGTGATGACCTGACCACCGCATTGGTGCAGGCCGAGGTCGACGGCGAGCGGTTGTCGTCGGCTGAGATCGCCTCGTTTTTCATTTTGTTGACGGTGGCCGGAAACGAAACAACACGTAACGCGATCAGCCATGGTGTGCTGGCGCTGACCCGCTATCCCGAACAGCGCGACAAGTGGTGGTCCGATTTCGAGGGTTTGTCGCGCTCGGCGGTGGAGGAGATCGTGCGGTGGTCTTCGCCGGTGGTCTACATGCGGCGCACTCTGACCCAAGACGTCCGCATGCGCGGGACCGCGATGGCGGCCGGCGACAAGGTCACATTGTGGTACTGCTCGGCCAATCGTGACGAGGAAAAGTTTCCCGACCCGTGGACCTTCGACGTAGCGCGCGACCCCAACCCCCATGTCGGCTTCGGGGGTGGCGGCGCACATTTCTGCCTGGGCGCCAACCTGGCCCGCCGCGAGATCAGCGTGGTATTCGATGAGCTGCACCGCCAGATACCCGACATCGTCGCGACTGAGGAACCTGCTCGGCTGCTGTCGCCGTTCATCCATGGCATCAAGACACTGCCAGTCGCCTGGACACCGCCGGCATGA
- a CDS encoding M24 family metallopeptidase, which produces MRAQRFARLQDQLDARGLDGLVLLGSSAVAYATGAAMPAQDGDHAALFRAVAIVVTGGSAPHLYTPYPDGAPAELAGDHLHGPLFPDLDEGMERFAAELAELFAAGARIGIDHQTHAMRRGLPEFDWVDAAEVLGAAKIIKTPDEVACIRHAQLLNELAMVEARNVLRPGVRQIDLSAVFLRRVFEVGASAGGIDPIWQVMSPTRGQGPWTLHGDLAYPTVTTDRFLRSGDVIWVDAGITWEGYASDYGRTWIVGADPNDRQVKQFRRWRAVVDAALDVLQPGASALQLCTAATQANDGIKPWISHFYLAHGVGTESAEMPLIGTDFGEKFDEQLIMQPGMVVVLEPVIWDDGAVGYRAEDIVAVTDTGWVKLSGSTYDPYSLTA; this is translated from the coding sequence ATGCGCGCACAGCGCTTCGCCCGGTTGCAGGATCAGCTCGACGCTCGGGGGCTCGACGGTCTGGTTCTGCTCGGCTCGAGCGCGGTCGCCTATGCCACCGGTGCCGCGATGCCCGCCCAAGACGGCGATCACGCCGCGCTGTTTCGCGCGGTGGCGATTGTGGTCACGGGTGGCTCAGCGCCGCACCTGTACACCCCCTACCCGGACGGGGCGCCCGCCGAGCTTGCCGGCGATCACCTCCACGGGCCCCTCTTTCCTGATCTCGACGAGGGGATGGAGCGGTTCGCCGCGGAGCTGGCCGAGCTCTTCGCTGCTGGAGCCCGCATCGGAATCGACCACCAGACCCATGCGATGCGCCGGGGCCTACCCGAATTCGACTGGGTCGACGCGGCCGAGGTGTTAGGCGCGGCCAAGATCATCAAGACACCCGATGAAGTGGCCTGTATCCGGCACGCTCAGCTGCTCAACGAGTTGGCGATGGTCGAGGCGCGGAACGTTCTGCGGCCCGGTGTCCGCCAGATCGACTTGAGTGCGGTGTTTTTACGGCGGGTCTTCGAGGTGGGTGCATCGGCGGGTGGCATCGATCCGATCTGGCAGGTGATGTCCCCGACACGCGGGCAGGGACCGTGGACCCTGCATGGTGATCTGGCCTACCCGACGGTGACCACTGACCGGTTCCTGCGGTCAGGCGATGTGATCTGGGTCGACGCCGGGATCACCTGGGAGGGGTACGCCTCCGACTATGGGCGCACCTGGATTGTCGGCGCAGATCCGAATGACCGTCAGGTCAAGCAGTTCCGTCGCTGGCGGGCGGTGGTCGATGCCGCGCTGGACGTTTTACAACCCGGGGCATCGGCGCTGCAGCTGTGTACCGCCGCCACGCAAGCCAACGACGGCATTAAGCCCTGGATCAGCCATTTCTACCTTGCTCACGGTGTCGGCACTGAAAGCGCTGAAATGCCCTTGATTGGAACAGATTTCGGAGAGAAGTTCGATGAGCAGCTGATCATGCAGCCGGGTATGGTGGTGGTTCTCGAGCCGGTCATCTGGGACGACGGGGCAGTCGGCTATCGCGCGGAAGACATTGTGGCCGTGACCGATACCGGATGGGTTAAATTGAGCGGCTCCACGTATGACCCCTACAGCCTGACCGCATGA
- a CDS encoding M24 family metallopeptidase codes for MSPVPRDRGVLVGMMGLEDGARVDFARLRAQRRAKVFSGMDRHDLDALLLSGVGDVHYVSGARQLGRAGVLPFAPVAVVLRHTARVHLLSTWDEGVPPEIGRDELYPLSWNPANLMAALARIPGLREARRVGTDGLTPVFAALIAELCPSAELVDAAAVMRSARRVKTPEEIICHQVAAAIAEAALSALTDALAPGISERELLGVYYERVAGLGVPYPPSESVCFATPTRGPVTFRHLVSDRRIGDGELVVLAPGALYAGYQAGLARTWVAGCSAPPGTSDVAARCARGMDALLAACRPGNTGADLYRAWASTGNPEPPVPLAHGLGLGAEPPLIGLGRGHGAKLDEGMVLSVQSWVAEEGVGGCLERATVLIEDAACSTLTRYGRLE; via the coding sequence ATGAGCCCTGTGCCCCGTGACCGTGGCGTGCTCGTCGGAATGATGGGCCTCGAGGACGGTGCCCGTGTCGATTTCGCTCGCTTGCGCGCGCAGCGGCGCGCAAAGGTGTTCTCCGGGATGGATCGCCACGATTTGGATGCCCTGCTGCTCAGCGGTGTCGGCGACGTGCACTATGTGTCCGGCGCGCGCCAACTGGGCCGCGCCGGTGTGCTCCCCTTCGCGCCGGTTGCCGTGGTGCTGCGGCACACCGCGCGCGTGCATCTGCTTTCCACCTGGGATGAAGGGGTGCCGCCGGAGATCGGCCGCGACGAGCTGTACCCGTTGAGCTGGAATCCCGCCAACCTCATGGCAGCGCTGGCGCGCATCCCGGGGCTGCGGGAAGCGCGGCGGGTCGGCACCGACGGCCTGACCCCTGTTTTCGCCGCACTGATTGCCGAACTCTGCCCCTCGGCCGAACTGGTCGACGCCGCGGCCGTGATGAGATCTGCCCGCCGTGTCAAGACACCCGAAGAGATTATCTGCCATCAGGTGGCTGCTGCGATCGCCGAGGCGGCGCTCAGCGCGCTGACAGACGCGTTGGCGCCGGGCATCAGCGAACGCGAACTGCTTGGCGTCTACTACGAACGGGTGGCCGGGCTGGGGGTGCCCTATCCGCCTTCGGAAAGCGTCTGCTTTGCCACCCCCACCCGCGGGCCGGTGACGTTTCGCCACCTGGTCTCGGATCGGCGCATCGGAGACGGCGAATTGGTAGTCCTCGCCCCGGGGGCACTGTATGCGGGATATCAGGCCGGTTTGGCCCGCACGTGGGTGGCCGGGTGCTCGGCGCCGCCCGGGACCAGCGACGTGGCAGCGCGATGTGCGCGGGGGATGGACGCCCTACTGGCCGCCTGCCGTCCGGGCAACACCGGGGCCGACCTGTACCGGGCCTGGGCGAGCACCGGCAACCCCGAGCCCCCGGTGCCGCTGGCGCACGGGCTGGGATTGGGCGCTGAGCCGCCGCTGATCGGCCTGGGCCGCGGACACGGCGCCAAGCTCGACGAGGGCATGGTGTTAAGCGTGCAATCCTGGGTTGCCGAGGAGGGGGTGGGGGGATGCCTGGAGCGGGCAACGGTCCTGATCGAGGACGCGGCGTGCTCGACACTCACTCGTTACGGAAGGCTGGAATGA